One part of the Coffea eugenioides isolate CCC68of chromosome 10, Ceug_1.0, whole genome shotgun sequence genome encodes these proteins:
- the LOC113750820 gene encoding uncharacterized protein At4g04775-like produces the protein MPRSNPIPPMCGCGLSTILKTSWTPRNPGRRYAECPVAQVMDSSNLVKLLVIAEGCKYWKWIDEEMCPRSVEIIPGLLRRINQMEKQLTNAEESAQKWECKAAKLQTKVRRLEIMMQQHASRERKFAAALAITYGFVLAVFAVWVFGNLGNNDLLQLPQKDVL, from the exons ATGCCAAGATCAAATCCAATACCTCCAATGTGTGGCTGCGGATTGAGTACCATTCTGAAAACGTCATGGACTCCACGGAATCCAGGTCGAAGATATGCGGAATGTCCAGTTGCTCAGGTAATGGATAGCAGTAATTTAGTGAAGTTGTTAGTAATTGCTGAG GGATGCAAGTATTGGAAATGGATAGATGAAGAAATGTGTCCGCGTTCAGTGGAGATTATACCTGGGTTGCTTCGGCGAATCAATCAAATGGAGAAACAGCTCACAAATGCCGAAGAGTCTGCACAAAAGTGGGAGTGCAAAGCAGCAAAATTGCAGACAAAGGTTCGAAGGTTGGAAATTATGATGCAACAACATGCATCAAGGGAGAGGAAGTTTGCTGCAGCTCTTGCAATCACCTATGGCTTTGTGTTAGCAGTATTTGCAGTCTGGGTGTTTGGAAATTTAGGAAATAATGATCTATTGCAATTACCCCAGAAAGATGTATTATAA